tcatcatAGGGGCAGTACCTGAGGGTTCCAATAAACAACATTCGGAGCTGCACCCCAGCCCTGCCAGGTCCCCCCGCAGGCTCAGAGGCGCATGAGGAAGGACAGGTCCAGGCTGTCGGGGATGCAGAGCTGGTCCAGGTGCAGCGGGGAGGGGATGAAGGGCAGGTGCACAGGGAACACGTGGCTGGTGTCCACCAGGAGCTGACCAGGAcccttctcctgctgctcctgcagccgcTTCTGCAGGGATGCAGCCCTCAGTCAGGACCAAAGcgcccccagcacagcccagaccCCTCCCCAAGCAGCAGAGCCCCCTTCCCTACCTCCACGCTGCTGATGAGGGCAGGGCTGACTCTCTCCTCCAGCCCAGCAGTGGGGGTGTAGGCCCGGAGGATCTTCACCACCTGGATAGACAGCAGGTGATggaggggaggatggggggaTTATCTCTGCCCCAGCACTGGTGTTCAGGGCTCCCAGGTCACTGCATCCAACCAGCCCTTACCTGCTGTGGGGTCAGCACGGTGCACAGGCTGCAGATGGCTGCTGCATCCTCCTCCGTCGCCTTcttcacctgcagcagctgtgcagcctgAACCAGCGGCTCCAGCATCTCCCTGGCACcgctctgctgcagcccctgcgCCCGCAGCCACTGCTCCACCTGGCTGACATTGTACCTGTGGGACAAAGGGGGGGTCAGCAGGAGGCAGCCCCCATTCATTAACACCCCCCCTCCCATATACACAGCACATGGGACCAACCTGAGCTGGATGCCACGGCTCCAGGAGCACGCGTCCTTCCTTAGGAGCAGGTAGTTGAGGGTGGTGCCGCTggtgaggaagaggagctggCGCAGCAGCTGATGGCACACGGCTGGGGACAGCCCATAGAGCTCCAGGGTCTGCTGGAAggagcccagctgctgcaggagctcgGGCAGGGTGTGGGCTGGGGTGGTCAAAGAGCGGCGGAgggtgggagggcaggaggaggacagGCCCTGGATGGTCTCACTCTCCAGCATCGCAGCAActggaggggggaaaaggaaCCATCAGAGCAGGGGCTCGTTGGCTTCATCTCCAGGTGGAGATGGAGGAGTTGATGGGGGGGCTGCACTCCTTGGAGCTGGGACACTCCAAGACCTAAACCTAAAGCCCCCCCCATGAAGAACCCAACCCAGAGCTCCCAGCCATGGGAAACCAAACCCAACTCACAGCTCTCCTCTGTGTTGGCTTAGGGGGACTGTGGAGAACCCCAACCCACAGCCCATGTAAGAGGagtccaacccaacccaacccaccccacATCCTCCTTAAGATGAATCCAATCCAACCCCAAGCCCCCCATCATGGGGAACCCGACCCAAGCCAAccctcagcactgctccccCACCACCAGGGCACCCCctgagcccccagccccacaccaatGAGCTCCCCCCATACCAATCATGGGCTTGAGGCGCTTCTCAGCCGTGCGGACGAGCTGCTGGTACAGCTGCACTGCCAGAGCTCCCAGGCTGTGGCAGAGCCCCTGTGGGTCCAGGTTACGCAGGCGATGCTCATTCTGTTGTGCTGTGTTcccctgctggcagctctgcaggtacAGCCAGGTCAGGGTGATGGCTCCCATGGTCACCCAACCCCAAAGCAACAAGGGGCATGATCAGCCCAGCAGGTGCCTGTGCAGCACTGGGGGCAGCCCCAACCCATAGACAAAGCCCAGAGCCCCCAAGGTCATCCTGGGAAGATGGGGGTGGCAGCCCCCTTCCCCTGCACCCTACCTCGTCCCGGCCGTACTGGCGCAGGCAGTTCAGGAGCCGGCAGGTATTTGCAAGCCAGAGTGCAACCACACCAAAGTCATCACTGTGCTTCTGTGGGGTGggcagaaagagcagagaatggGTCAGAGAGGCTCCAGCAACAGCCCCAtgacacccccagccccatcctaCAGAGGCCTGGGGTCCAGGCTGCAGCCCCCTATgccacccccatcccacccagcaATTTCCCTGCCCCCCCAGCACCTTCATGACCCTCTTGATGGCATTGATGGCTGCATCCAGCAGTGAGTGGGCCCGTGGCTCATCATGGCAGTGGTCTGCATGCCGGATGCAGAGGAAGAGGACGTAGGCTGGAAGGTCTGGCAttgccccagggctgctctgcgGGCGATAATCTGTGGGGCAGGGCACAGAGATGTGGGGCCAGGCAGtgatggagagcagagctgggcaaagaagggaggaggaagggaagggagggacaGGATCCACCCCTTAGGAAAGAGGGCACTGTTGGGTCAATGGGATGTTACCCAAAGCCCACCTGTAATGATGGCCTTGATGATGCGCCCTTCATCCTCCAGCCTCCATGCCAGCATGGCCTGGGGCGGCCCTGATGGGGATGGGACcacaggggatgctgctggctCCTGCCCCGACGTGGTGGCCTCTTTCTTCATTGCTGGAGGGGAGCACAGATCACATCACGGGCCATGGGACTCACAGCAGGTCTTGGTTTGTGATGCACCAGCACCAAAGCAGGCTGGCGCCCCCCATCCCTGtgtatcccccccccccatgcatGATACTTGCCTGTAAACTCCTGGATCTGCTTTGTGTAagctctcagctgcttctgcagcttcaGCGTGGTCCTCTCCTGTTTCTCCAGCTTCTGGGACAGCTCCTGTGCAACAACAGCCCTCATAAGGCTCACACACCCACCTCACAAGGTCAGGGGATGCAAAGGTCCCATGCATTGCTCCCAAGTGGGATGCCACAGATTGCTATAGGACAAGATGGGGGTACCCAGCCTTATCCTGTTGTCCAacccttccaaccccccccccccttacccAGTTCTCCTCCTTGAGGCGCACAACATggtgctgcagcccctcctgGCCCTGGTGCCGCTGCAGGTCCTGGAtcagggctgcctgctgctggctcagctgCTTGAGTGAGCGGATGTCGAGGTGCAgcccctccacctcctcctcgtggtgctgcttctcctcctgcagctggctCACCAACAGCCTGCAGgggtggggaaactgaggcactgcACTTGGACCAGATGGTCCTTcgggtcccctccaacccaacctACTCTATGACTCCAAGACATCAACCTCTGTCCTTCAGGGTAAGGTCTGTCCCCTCAAACCAACCTTTCCCAATGCATCCATGGGTCCACACTCACTTGTTGGCCACCTGCACTGCATCGTACGCCTGCTTCAAGTCTTCCCCCGCTGCTTTCTCAGGgctcctgcccagccccagcatcTCTGCGATGTTCTGCCAAGAGGAGAGCAGGGtgagggcagccccagcagcacagctccatccccacagatatggggcagggactCACCCTCCGCTTGAGGAAATCCAAGGGTTTCTTCTCCTCGTGCTCAGCGGATGCTTTGCTCCTCCTCAGCTCCTCCCGGGTGCGGGCCAGCTCCTCAGTGACAGCATtgagctgccccagcagcagcagatacGCCTTCTCAAAGGGGTCCTGCCCCACGGTGCTGTTAAGCACGGGGTCCCCCATGGGGTGGGGAGGCTGAGGGACCTCAGGTGGTGGCTGCCAGCGCTCCTCCATGCCCTGGAAATGGGAGGGAGGTTGGAGGGGGGGCTGACAGTCCTGCATTGCCCCACTGGGACCACGGGACCCCATGGGAAAGGACGCTTCCCATTTGTCACCTCCACCATCAGCACTAACCTCAGCCTGTAGGTCAGAGCCATCCCGAGAAGGGGCGGTGGACATGGAGGACACGTAGCTGCTCTCAGAGCCCAGGAAGCTCTCGGATGAAGGAGAACGTCTGAGGGTGCTTTGCTGATGGGAGAGGAGGGACAAAGTTACTCCCCACACCCCAAACAGCCACTATCCCACACCCCATCCCTAGTGGGGGTACAAGGATGGGGCTCAGGGGGGGTGGGGACAAGGACACAGCAGCCCAAAGGGGCTGAGCCCCCCCACAGCCGCTCACCCTATGGAAGGCCACCTCATCCCGCAGGTTCTCATAGCCCTGCTCCAGCCGGGCATATTCCTGCACCAGGCTCTGGTAACGCGCCcgctcctcctccagctcctgctgcagcccctggcTCTCCCGTGCTGCACgttggtgctgctctgtggggaGATAAACATGTAGGAACACAGGGAGGGTGCACAGAGTCATGTGCAGGATGTGGCCATGGGGACCCTCCTACCTTCCAGATCCTGCGACTGCTCCAAGGTGCGCTGAATCAGAGCATCCCTCTCCTTGCCCAGGTGCAGCTTCACAGCTTCCACTTCTGCCAGGCGCtgcagagggagcagagggacagaTGGAGCCCAGAGGgatggatgcagcccaggggTCACCCCGTGGCACAGAGCTCCACTGTCACAGTGCAAACAGGGCACAGAGccaccacccccagccccactcagaCCTGCCGGAGCTCCTCCACCTCGCGTTCCAGGCGGCTCTCAGCACTGTGCcgctccagctctgccagccgCTCCTGCAGCCGCTGCACCTGAGCATCATGTGCTGCATCCTCCCGCAGCCAACGCATCTCCTCCCGCAGCTGCTGCACCTCCTCAGCGTGAGCAGCATTCaatgctgagagctgctctgccagtCGCTGCTTCTCCTGGGCCTGGGGGCAGAGAGTACCAAGAGTTGGGCCACATGGACACCTCACCCCAAAGGGAACCCATCCACAGCAACAGGGCATCCCATTTCCTCCACTATCCCCCCATGCAGAACTCCAACCTGAGAGCTCTCCATAGGGACAGGTTGAGCGCTGCACCCTGAATCCAAGAAGAAGAGGGAAAGCTGCAGCCCCCACCTGCTCATCCAGCCTGCGCTGCAGCTGCATCACTTTGATCTCCATGCCCTTGTGCAGTTGCTTGTAGTGCTCCACTGAGCGCGCTTCAGCCCGCAGCCGCTGCAGCTCGCGTCGTGCCCGCACCCGGCGgtagcagcactgcaggtaGAGCACGGCGCTGCGCAGACGGGTGTAATGCTGGCGGACCAACCAGCCCcgcactgcagcctgcagcaccacagctttCTGGTGCTGCACCATCTGTGGGGAGATACGGGgcagcagcatcaccagcaAGAACAAGGGACAACGCAACAGGGGGTGATGGGATCAGAGCTGGGCTGTCATGATGCCCCAAGCAGGAGGGCACTGCTTCCATCCACTCCCAgctccccctgccctgctgtgctcctaCCTGCTGGTAGAGGCGTCGAGCAAACATCCCCCTGCTGAAGGCCTGGATGGTGAGTGCAGCCCGGCGCACACGCAGGTAGCAGCGCCGAGCCAACACCATCCTCACGTTCTTCTGCAGCACCACCGCAGCTCGGCTCCTCCGCAGCTCAGCAGTGAACCTGCAGGGTGCAGGGGATGAGCACAGGGTGGCAGAACCCTACAGCCCCCAACCCCCAAACTCAGGGTTCAGTTCATTGCATCTCACCTGCGTGCCAACATGCCCCGGCTGTACCGCTGCAGGCACACGGCTGCAGCACGAATGCGCCCAAAGCGTCGCCGTGCCAGCCAGCCCCGCAggttgctctgcagcagggtgcAGGCTGCACGCAGCCGGCAGCAACGCAGCTCCTCCAGGAACGCCACCTGGCCAGCACGGAAGAACACCTTGCTCTTCCCACAGCGGTACATGCTGGGGTCCTGCAGGGAATAAGAGGGATTCAGAGCAATGCCTCTATGTGATGAGCATGGGGgaccccactgcagccccccGTACCTGCAGCAGTCTCTCCAAGgcaaggctgcagctctgctttgcatcaTTGCCCGCCAGCTCCTCCCTGCTCAGCAGAGCCCTGTACCTCTCAAAGAACTCCTGGTACGTCCACCTGTGGGGCATAGAGGGGATCAGGGGGTGTCGCAGCCAGCGGGACCCCCATGGTGCTGGGAAGGGGGGGGTACCTGGAGGGATAACCAGCAGCACTGATCCGGATGGTCTCCAGCACACCGCAAGCTCTCAGCTGCTCCACTGCTCTCCTGGAGTCAAAGCTggggcagaaaagaaagggttATCTCATATGGCACCAGCTGGGGTTGCACATGCGGGACATAAGGAATGCAGCTCAgactgcacagccccacagcactcaCACGAAGGGCAGCTTGCTGTCATTGGGTTTGATGCAGCGGACATAGTGTGGTGTGGTGCTGCCCAGAGTCTCCATCAGACGCTTCAGGGAGGATTTGAACTGTGGAGGACAATAGGAAAACTCTCAAAGtctccccagcacacagcagggtcctcccccccaccccaaggGCTGCCCTGCCCCATACCTGGCTGGAGATGGACTTCTTGCTCTTCTGGGTACCAGGCATTGACCTGCGGCTGGGGCGGCTGGACCTGGTTCCACTGGACCTGCGGGATGCCGGGCCATCCCCATCCTCCAGGAAGAGCTCAGTGAgcagcacagactgcacagaGCGGGGCCATGAGAGCTTAGCAGGGCCAGCAGGGCACCCAGAGCCACATCACTGCATGCACCCAGAGCCACATCGCTGCAGgacacagccccagcagcccagcacacagcccagcattCAGACTCACAGCCCAGATGTACAAGAACCAAAAGAACCCCAAAAGTACCCAGTGGACCCACAGGCACCCTGCAACGAGAACAGCCCAAGGTGCCCCCTGAGGTGTCCCTTACCTTCTGCCAGGACCATGCAATGCAGAGGGAAGAAGTGACAGCGTTACCAACCTGAGGGCAACAGgatcccccccatatccccacagcccctctgtaCAGAGGTGACCAAAGCATCACACAGCCCAAAATGTGGCAGcccatggggatgggggggggggcacccacagcttaTTCCTCCCACATCACCCCCCCCTTCCAGCCCTGGGGTGCTCGCACCTTGCTGGCTCTCAGCAGCCCCACCAGCTCCTCGGGGATGGTGTCCCTGTTCTTCTCCACAAACCCATCACACTGATACTCCACCTGGCAGGGAACAACACAGTGTTATCCTGGGACTCTCCCAGCCCAATTTGCTGCAGGGCTCTTGGAAAGAGTCCCTTAAGAGCCAGAGCTGCCCATGGGACCAGAGAGGCTCTCCTACCTTGCCAGCAAAGTGGCACACAACGAAGGCATCCATCGGCCTCTTGGGCTTCTGGAAGTGGGAGCTGCCGAGGTGGGTCTGGTACAGCTTCTGTGCCCAGCTCCCATCACTGCCCTGGGGCATCTGAAGGACAGAGGGGGCAGAGGGTGAAGATGGGGGGTGGTTCtggagggctgcagtgctgccagcaccacAACCCACCTTGCACTCCTCATTCAGCAGGTCCAGAATGCCCAGTCGGCCTTCGATGAGCTCAATGCATGGCTGGTTGTCATAGAAGTCAATGAAGACCCATGGGATCTCCTCAGCCATATACTCCTCCTGCTCCAGTTTGAAGACGTGCTGGAGGgatgggagagcagagcaggaccaAGGTGAGGGCAGAGGTTTGTACAGCCCTTCTCCTCTTAGAGCTTCTGGAGAACAGAGGGCTCCatgcccagctccagccccatccTCAGCCCCATGTATGGGGGAGCAGCCACATTCCAGGGCAGGAGGACAgtaggagcagcacagcaggataCAGAGAGATGTCTCCTAGCAGCTAATTTGGGTGATACCCACCAGGttgaagagctgctgcagcttctcgTTGGCGTAGTTGATGCAGAACTGCTCAAAGCTGTTGAGGTCAAACATCTCAAACCTGTGGGCAGCAGATTGCTGGCTGAGGCAGGGCACAGCCACAGACCCAACCCCACTATGGGGACAGCCCAACCTCACCCTCCTACACAAAGAGAAGGAGAGCTGCCCTTACCCATAGATGTCCAGGATGCCGATGGAGGTGTGCTGGCCCTCTGGGGAGCGCAGGGCACGGTTGACCCTGCTTGTCATCCACCTGAAGACCTGCCCATACATGTGCTTGGCCAGAGCATCCCTGCAGTCCAGcgcctgctgcctgctcagcgGCTTCATGTAGGTCTCACCCGCCGTCACCAACTTGCGGTGGCAGAGCCAACGTGTCACCTGCACCTCCTCAATGCCCAGCAGCGCACAGAACAGCCCCAAGGCCTCACTGTTGGACTGAGAGGGGACAGAGAGGTCACCGGCAGCACTGGGTGCATGGGGACACACGTGGGGCTCCCACCCACCTCCACAAAGCAGCCGTCTCCATGGCGGTCCCTCCCTCTGATGGTGACGTTGCCCAGGTGCAGGATGGCAGTGAGGACGGCAAAGAGCTCCAGCTGGTCGGCTTCAGGGACACCTACAGGCACAGGGTGAGGGCTGGGCTCAGACCCTGCTCAGAACAAGCAGGAGAGaagggagcagccagcaggtaCCCAGCAGGCCAGGTAGAAGATGTGGTAGCTCCATTCTGGCCAGCAATGAGGCACCCAACCAACAGTGGGGACACCCACCCCATTGTTTTCCCCCAACCCATGCTCAGCCAGGACCGTACCCAGGAGGGAGAAGGCGTGTCGTGTGCTGTCCAGGTCAGATGCATCATCagtgcctgcacagcactggcCCTGCTGGGTGTAGTGGAAGGTCTCTGCCCCACCTAAAGAGGAGATATGTGGGTGATGATGCTCCCATAGGGCAGCAcacccagccagcagccccaggggttgggggggaaggCAGAGTGCTGGCATTGCCATGGGGATGCCCAGGGGGGCACGGGGCACTCACGCAGATGCAGACCCTGCAGCTCAGGCAGGGCGgctgaggcacagagctggTAGAAGATGTGGTAGTTCCGTTCTGCTTTTGcctgcagaggaagaagaaaagcactgagcaCCCTCAGAGCGGGGACAAGGGGACGTTCCCACCTCCCAGTTCaactgagcagcactggggctgcatgTCAAAGCAGCCATGGTCAACACTTGGCCCCGTCCCTACCCAGAGCCCCACCTGGAAGGTGACACGGGACTTCTCCAGCAGGTAGGTCTTGATGGTGGCCCCCATCACACGGGCATGGCTGAAGCCAATCTCAATGTACTTCCCAAAGCGGCTGCTGTTGTCATTCCTGGTCGTCTTGGCATTCCCAAAGGCCTGGCAGGAGGGAGGCTTTAGATCTCCAGGTGCTCTAAGGGAGGTCAACCCCCCCCATCCATTTTATCATGGGCTGAGAGCCATGGGAAGAGGTTTGGGGCAGATGGACACACCTCCATGAGGGGGCTGGAGGCCAACACCTTCTCCTCCATGCTGGAGTCCCCCAGATCACCCCCAACGGTGGTGAAGTATCTCATGGCATATTTGGCTGAGGCAGTTTTCCCTGCTCCTGATTCACCACTGATGATGAGGGACTGGTTCCTACCAAACCTGGAAGAGAATGTGAGCCCTTCAGGCACTGAGATGGTTCCAATGGGGCTTCAGCCCTTTCTCACCACAACCCAACCAGGTGGGACACAACCTGGGGGGACAAACCCACCCTGAAGTCCCCCCCGTGGGATCTCTCACCTCGCCATCTGCCTGTAGGCCTCCTCCGCCAAGGCAAAGATGTGGGGGTCCATATCCCCCATCTCCTGGCCACTGTAGGCGTAAATCACCTCCTCCTCGTAGATGGGCAGCATCTTGTAGGGGTTGATGGCCACCAGGACGATGCCTGCAGGAAGGGCTGGGGGCTCACACAGGGAAGGGGCAGGAAGGCACTGAATTGAATAGGGGTGAAGAGATGTGGGCTCACCGCAGTAGGTGTAGA
The DNA window shown above is from Coturnix japonica isolate 7356 chromosome 28, Coturnix japonica 2.1, whole genome shotgun sequence and carries:
- the LOC107325605 gene encoding unconventional myosin-Vb-like isoform X1 — translated: MAAGQPYGQGARVWIPDCVHVWRAAEITKGYEEGDSVLHLRLEDGSPLLYSLGSQLPPLCNPECLSGKDDLVALSHLHEPAVLHSLRVRFLEANAIYTYCGIVLVAINPYKMLPIYEEEVIYAYSGQEMGDMDPHIFALAEEAYRQMARFGRNQSLIISGESGAGKTASAKYAMRYFTTVGGDLGDSSMEEKVLASSPLMEAFGNAKTTRNDNSSRFGKYIEIGFSHARVMGATIKTYLLEKSRVTFQAKAERNYHIFYQLCASAALPELQGLHLRGAETFHYTQQGQCCAGTDDASDLDSTRHAFSLLGVPEADQLELFAVLTAILHLGNVTIRGRDRHGDGCFVESNSEALGLFCALLGIEEVQVTRWLCHRKLVTAGETYMKPLSRQQALDCRDALAKHMYGQVFRWMTSRVNRALRSPEGQHTSIGILDIYGFEMFDLNSFEQFCINYANEKLQQLFNLHVFKLEQEEYMAEEIPWVFIDFYDNQPCIELIEGRLGILDLLNEECKMPQGSDGSWAQKLYQTHLGSSHFQKPKRPMDAFVVCHFAGKVEYQCDGFVEKNRDTIPEELVGLLRASKKSVLLTELFLEDGDGPASRRSSGTRSSRPSRRSMPGTQKSKKSISSQFKSSLKRLMETLGSTTPHYVRCIKPNDSKLPFVFDSRRAVEQLRACGVLETIRISAAGYPSRWTYQEFFERYRALLSREELAGNDAKQSCSLALERLLQDPSMYRCGKSKVFFRAGQVAFLEELRCCRLRAACTLLQSNLRGWLARRRFGRIRAAAVCLQRYSRGMLARRFTAELRRSRAAVVLQKNVRMVLARRCYLRVRRAALTIQAFSRGMFARRLYQQMVQHQKAVVLQAAVRGWLVRQHYTRLRSAVLYLQCCYRRVRARRELQRLRAEARSVEHYKQLHKGMEIKVMQLQRRLDEQAQEKQRLAEQLSALNAAHAEEVQQLREEMRWLREDAAHDAQVQRLQERLAELERHSAESRLEREVEELRQRLAEVEAVKLHLGKERDALIQRTLEQSQDLEEQHQRAARESQGLQQELEEERARYQSLVQEYARLEQGYENLRDEVAFHRQSTLRRSPSSESFLGSESSYVSSMSTAPSRDGSDLQAEGMEERWQPPPEVPQPPHPMGDPVLNSTVGQDPFEKAYLLLLGQLNAVTEELARTREELRRSKASAEHEEKKPLDFLKRRNIAEMLGLGRSPEKAAGEDLKQAYDAVQVANKLLVSQLQEEKQHHEEEVEGLHLDIRSLKQLSQQQAALIQDLQRHQGQEGLQHHVVRLKEENWELSQKLEKQERTTLKLQKQLRAYTKQIQEFTAMKKEATTSGQEPAASPVVPSPSGPPQAMLAWRLEDEGRIIKAIITDYRPQSSPGAMPDLPAYVLFLCIRHADHCHDEPRAHSLLDAAINAIKRVMKKHSDDFGVVALWLANTCRLLNCLRQYGRDESCQQGNTAQQNEHRLRNLDPQGLCHSLGALAVQLYQQLVRTAEKRLKPMIVAAMLESETIQGLSSSCPPTLRRSLTTPAHTLPELLQQLGSFQQTLELYGLSPAVCHQLLRQLLFLTSGTTLNYLLLRKDACSWSRGIQLRYNVSQVEQWLRAQGLQQSGAREMLEPLVQAAQLLQVKKATEEDAAAICSLCTVLTPQQVVKILRAYTPTAGLEERVSPALISSVEKRLQEQQEKGPGQLLVDTSHVFPVHLPFIPSPLHLDQLCIPDSLDLSFLMRL
- the LOC107325605 gene encoding unconventional myosin-Vb-like isoform X2, with the translated sequence MAAGQPYGQGARVWIPDCVHVWRAAEITKGYEEGDSVLHLRLEDGSPLLYSLGSQLPPLCNPECLSGKDDLVALSHLHEPAVLHSLRVRFLEANAIYTYCGIVLVAINPYKMLPIYEEEVIYAYSGQEMGDMDPHIFALAEEAYRQMARFGRNQSLIISGESGAGKTASAKYAMRYFTTVGGDLGDSSMEEKVLASSPLMEAFGNAKTTRNDNSSRFGKYIEIGFSHARVMGATIKTYLLEKSRVTFQAKAERNYHIFYQLCASAALPELQGLHLRGAETFHYTQQGQCCAGTDDASDLDSTRHAFSLLGVPEADQLELFAVLTAILHLGNVTIRGRDRHGDGCFVESNSEALGLFCALLGIEEVQVTRWLCHRKLVTAGETYMKPLSRQQALDCRDALAKHMYGQVFRWMTSRVNRALRSPEGQHTSIGILDIYGFEMFDLNSFEQFCINYANEKLQQLFNLHVFKLEQEEYMAEEIPWVFIDFYDNQPCIELIEGRLGILDLLNEECKMPQGSDGSWAQKLYQTHLGSSHFQKPKRPMDAFVVCHFAGKVEYQCDGFVEKNRDTIPEELVGLLRASKSVLLTELFLEDGDGPASRRSSGTRSSRPSRRSMPGTQKSKKSISSQFKSSLKRLMETLGSTTPHYVRCIKPNDSKLPFVFDSRRAVEQLRACGVLETIRISAAGYPSRWTYQEFFERYRALLSREELAGNDAKQSCSLALERLLQDPSMYRCGKSKVFFRAGQVAFLEELRCCRLRAACTLLQSNLRGWLARRRFGRIRAAAVCLQRYSRGMLARRFTAELRRSRAAVVLQKNVRMVLARRCYLRVRRAALTIQAFSRGMFARRLYQQMVQHQKAVVLQAAVRGWLVRQHYTRLRSAVLYLQCCYRRVRARRELQRLRAEARSVEHYKQLHKGMEIKVMQLQRRLDEQAQEKQRLAEQLSALNAAHAEEVQQLREEMRWLREDAAHDAQVQRLQERLAELERHSAESRLEREVEELRQRLAEVEAVKLHLGKERDALIQRTLEQSQDLEEQHQRAARESQGLQQELEEERARYQSLVQEYARLEQGYENLRDEVAFHRQSTLRRSPSSESFLGSESSYVSSMSTAPSRDGSDLQAEGMEERWQPPPEVPQPPHPMGDPVLNSTVGQDPFEKAYLLLLGQLNAVTEELARTREELRRSKASAEHEEKKPLDFLKRRNIAEMLGLGRSPEKAAGEDLKQAYDAVQVANKLLVSQLQEEKQHHEEEVEGLHLDIRSLKQLSQQQAALIQDLQRHQGQEGLQHHVVRLKEENWELSQKLEKQERTTLKLQKQLRAYTKQIQEFTAMKKEATTSGQEPAASPVVPSPSGPPQAMLAWRLEDEGRIIKAIITDYRPQSSPGAMPDLPAYVLFLCIRHADHCHDEPRAHSLLDAAINAIKRVMKKHSDDFGVVALWLANTCRLLNCLRQYGRDESCQQGNTAQQNEHRLRNLDPQGLCHSLGALAVQLYQQLVRTAEKRLKPMIVAAMLESETIQGLSSSCPPTLRRSLTTPAHTLPELLQQLGSFQQTLELYGLSPAVCHQLLRQLLFLTSGTTLNYLLLRKDACSWSRGIQLRYNVSQVEQWLRAQGLQQSGAREMLEPLVQAAQLLQVKKATEEDAAAICSLCTVLTPQQVVKILRAYTPTAGLEERVSPALISSVEKRLQEQQEKGPGQLLVDTSHVFPVHLPFIPSPLHLDQLCIPDSLDLSFLMRL